Proteins from one Deltaproteobacteria bacterium genomic window:
- the rplU gene encoding 50S ribosomal protein L21, which yields MCAYAVIKTGGKQYRVAKGDEVRFERLDGEVGETIDFEEVLLTSDGETIEVGRPFVENSKVVGRITHHGKGKKVMIFKYKRRKDYRRKKGHRQQFTLVRIEDIKGAHAEASGQEVQNNGT from the coding sequence ATGTGTGCATATGCAGTTATCAAAACAGGTGGAAAACAGTACCGGGTTGCCAAGGGCGACGAGGTGAGATTCGAACGGTTGGACGGCGAGGTAGGGGAAACCATCGACTTTGAGGAGGTTCTTCTCACCTCGGACGGCGAAACCATCGAGGTGGGCCGGCCTTTTGTTGAAAACAGTAAGGTGGTCGGCCGTATTACCCACCATGGCAAGGGCAAAAAAGTCATGATCTTCAAGTACAAGCGGAGAAAGGACTACCGCCGAAAAAAGGGCCACCGGCAGCAATTTACGCTGGTCCGGATCGAAGATATCAAAGGGGCCCATGCGGAGGCTTCAGGGCAAGAGGTACAAAACAATGGCACATAA
- the rpmA gene encoding 50S ribosomal protein L27 — protein sequence MAHKKAGGSSRNGRDSAGQRYGIKRYAGQNVLAGNILVRQKGTKIHPGNNVGLGKDYTIFAKIDGTVAFERMGRDRKKVSVYAV from the coding sequence ATGGCACATAAGAAGGCAGGCGGCAGCTCCCGGAACGGGAGGGACAGCGCCGGACAGAGATACGGGATCAAGCGGTATGCCGGCCAGAATGTTCTGGCAGGAAATATCCTGGTCCGCCAGAAAGGCACCAAAATCCATCCGGGCAACAACGTGGGTCTGGGAAAGGACTATACCATCTTTGCCAAGATTGATGGAACCGTTGCCTTTGAGCGCATGGGCAGGGATCGAAAAAAGGTCAGCGTTTACGCTGTATGA